From a region of the Candidatus Jettenia caeni genome:
- a CDS encoding RNA-directed DNA polymerase, whose translation MARKHNLAGAKGHCCVLNLSTEVKQGRMTKASLSLQELRRKIYRKAKAEKHWRFWGLYCHVCKKEVLREAYRLAKANDGAPGIYGKSFEDIGAEGVEGFLEGIGQELLNRTYRPLPNRKVEIPKGNGKTRMLGIPTVKDRVVQGALKLLLEPIFEADFKDCSYGYRPKRHAHQAIDRVTKGILHGLTRVVDVDLSGYFDTIRHHLLLEKLARRVQDDDIMHLVKLILKANGKKGVPQGGIISPLLSNLYLNEVDEMMERAREVTRRNGYYNLEYIRSADDMVILIHGHPKENWLLQKVQKRLKEELDTLQVQMNREKTKVVNLKEGGCFSFLGFDFRLTRNREGKAYVSKTPRKKKRQEIGKKVKAALKANWNKPFREVIQTVNAIVRGWVNYFRIGNSTSTFNKVRNYLEMKVRRFVMRRKKLKGFGWKMWSREEIYGKWGLFNDYQIRYVPLKANPSR comes from the coding sequence ATGGCAAGGAAGCACAACCTTGCCGGAGCGAAGGGACACTGCTGTGTCTTAAATCTTTCTACGGAGGTAAAGCAGGGAAGAATGACAAAGGCTTCCCTAAGTCTGCAGGAACTGAGGAGAAAGATATACAGGAAGGCGAAGGCCGAGAAGCACTGGAGGTTTTGGGGACTGTACTGTCATGTCTGCAAGAAAGAAGTCCTGAGAGAAGCCTATCGATTGGCAAAGGCCAACGATGGTGCACCCGGAATCTATGGAAAGAGTTTTGAGGACATCGGGGCAGAGGGGGTTGAGGGATTTCTGGAAGGGATAGGGCAGGAACTCCTTAACCGGACTTACCGACCGTTGCCCAACAGGAAGGTCGAAATACCGAAAGGGAATGGAAAGACCCGAATGCTTGGGATACCGACGGTTAAAGACCGGGTAGTGCAGGGAGCGTTAAAGCTTTTACTTGAACCGATATTTGAAGCGGACTTCAAGGACTGCTCGTATGGCTATCGTCCCAAACGTCATGCACATCAGGCAATCGACAGAGTGACGAAAGGGATACTGCATGGCCTTACGAGAGTGGTGGATGTAGACCTGAGCGGATACTTCGACACCATAAGGCATCACCTGCTGTTGGAGAAGCTAGCCCGGCGGGTGCAGGACGATGATATCATGCATCTGGTAAAACTCATCCTTAAGGCAAACGGGAAAAAGGGAGTGCCGCAGGGCGGGATCATATCGCCGCTGCTGTCAAACCTTTACCTCAACGAAGTGGATGAGATGATGGAGCGGGCACGGGAGGTAACCCGCCGCAATGGATACTACAATCTTGAATATATTCGGAGCGCAGATGACATGGTCATACTGATACACGGACATCCGAAAGAGAACTGGTTACTCCAGAAAGTTCAGAAGCGACTCAAAGAGGAGCTGGACACATTGCAGGTACAAATGAACCGGGAGAAGACGAAGGTAGTGAATCTCAAAGAAGGAGGATGTTTCAGTTTCCTGGGGTTTGACTTTAGACTCACCAGAAACCGTGAAGGCAAGGCCTATGTCAGCAAGACGCCACGGAAGAAGAAACGACAGGAAATCGGTAAGAAGGTAAAGGCTGCGCTTAAGGCAAACTGGAACAAGCCATTCAGAGAAGTGATACAAACAGTCAATGCAATAGTCAGGGGCTGGGTAAATTACTTCAGGATAGGCAATAGTACTAGTACCTTCAACAAGGTCAGGAATTACCTGGAGATGAAGGTGCGAAGGTTTGTCATGCGCAGAAAGAAACTGAAAGGCTTTGGCTGGAAGATGTGGAGTAGGGAAGAGATATATGGGAAATGGGGTCTGTTCAATGACTACCAAATTCGATATGTTCCCCTGAAAGCAAATCCAAGCCGATAG
- a CDS encoding ABC transporter permease component: MTSVGTIFQREINSYFLSPIAYVVIAVFTIFSGYFFSIMLGITQETTLRYSFAYTQFILSILTPVITMRLLAEENKTGTIEPLMTAPITDFEVVFGKFLSAWALYNIMIAPTAFYIIFLAWVGSPDYGAIIASYIGLILMGGLFISIGLLVSAITKNQIVAAVIGIVALLILLVIGLASSGSEGWFYDVLRYIGTYDHWDTFTKGIVDTRDVVYYVSFTALLIFIVVRIVESRRWR, translated from the coding sequence ATGACAAGTGTAGGTACTATATTTCAAAGGGAGATTAATTCCTACTTCCTATCACCGATTGCATATGTTGTAATTGCAGTGTTTACGATCTTTTCGGGTTATTTCTTTTCCATTATGCTTGGAATAACCCAGGAAACTACGCTGCGATACAGCTTCGCCTATACACAATTTATTCTTTCCATCCTGACACCTGTTATCACGATGAGATTATTAGCCGAAGAAAATAAGACAGGGACTATCGAGCCTCTGATGACAGCCCCTATTACCGATTTTGAGGTAGTATTTGGAAAGTTCTTATCAGCCTGGGCACTCTACAATATCATGATTGCTCCAACCGCTTTTTACATCATATTCCTGGCATGGGTAGGCTCCCCCGATTATGGTGCAATTATTGCCAGCTATATTGGGCTGATCTTAATGGGTGGACTTTTTATATCTATCGGATTGCTGGTATCTGCTATTACGAAAAACCAGATTGTTGCAGCCGTTATAGGAATTGTTGCGCTCCTTATACTGCTGGTCATTGGCCTGGCAAGTTCCGGAAGTGAGGGATGGTTTTATGATGTTTTGAGATACATTGGTACCTATGATCATTGGGATACGTTTACAAAAGGAATCGTAGATACCAGGGATGTAGTTTATTATGTCAGCTTTACCGCTTTACTCATATTTATTGTTGTACGTATTGTCGAAAGCAGGAGATGGAGATGA
- a CDS encoding multicopper oxidase, with translation MITRRKMMLSSAAALLTGGVSLLLGRKQLTATDTPDTIPIKSSQKGLSYIPVVTPNGSTLPWKWDNGVKVFHVTAEPVKREFAPGMIVNCWGYNGQTPGPTIEAVEGDRVRIFVTNKLEEHTTIHWHGVLLPNGMDGVGGLNQRQIKPGETYVYEFTLRQHGTQMYHPHADEMVQMAMGMEGFFIIHPKESEQPRIDRDFCIFLQEWFVEPGTSTPNPNIMTDFNLFTFNSRIFPGTAPLVVRLGERVRIRFANLSMDSHPIHLHGYKFMITGTDGGKIPLSAQWPETSVNVPPGTTRDIEFVADAPGDWAFHCHKNHHVMNAMSHDIPNMIGVKQKGVEEKVQNLLPDYMAMGESGMAEMADMNMPIPRNTIPMMTGKGPFGNIEMGGMFTVVKVRENITRYEDPGWYQHPKGTVAWKVNT, from the coding sequence ATGATTACCCGACGCAAAATGATGCTTTCCAGCGCCGCTGCACTATTAACCGGTGGCGTCTCACTATTATTAGGACGTAAGCAGCTCACGGCTACAGACACACCGGATACAATTCCCATCAAATCCTCTCAGAAAGGCCTGTCCTACATCCCCGTAGTTACACCTAATGGAAGCACACTTCCCTGGAAATGGGACAATGGGGTGAAGGTCTTTCATGTAACTGCGGAACCAGTCAAACGGGAGTTTGCACCAGGAATGATTGTCAATTGCTGGGGATATAACGGACAAACACCAGGCCCTACGATTGAAGCGGTGGAAGGCGACCGTGTACGCATATTCGTTACCAATAAGCTTGAGGAGCATACGACTATTCACTGGCACGGCGTACTTCTGCCCAACGGGATGGATGGTGTTGGCGGATTAAACCAAAGGCAAATTAAACCTGGTGAGACATATGTTTACGAATTTACCCTTCGTCAGCATGGTACACAGATGTACCATCCGCACGCGGATGAGATGGTGCAAATGGCAATGGGAATGGAGGGATTTTTTATCATACACCCAAAGGAGTCAGAGCAGCCAAGGATTGACCGGGACTTCTGCATATTTCTCCAGGAATGGTTTGTTGAGCCGGGAACCAGTACCCCAAACCCCAATATCATGACCGATTTTAATCTCTTCACATTCAACAGTCGCATATTCCCCGGTACAGCGCCTTTAGTAGTCCGTCTCGGAGAACGTGTTCGCATCAGATTCGCAAACTTAAGTATGGATTCTCACCCAATCCATTTGCATGGTTATAAATTCATGATTACTGGTACGGACGGTGGTAAAATTCCCCTATCGGCGCAATGGCCTGAAACCTCGGTTAATGTTCCTCCAGGCACTACACGTGATATAGAATTTGTTGCCGATGCGCCAGGGGATTGGGCTTTCCATTGCCACAAGAATCATCATGTCATGAATGCCATGAGCCATGATATACCAAACATGATAGGAGTGAAACAGAAAGGGGTTGAAGAAAAGGTGCAAAACCTGCTGCCGGACTATATGGCTATGGGAGAGAGTGGAATGGCAGAAATGGCTGACATGAACATGCCGATTCCAAGAAACACCATTCCCATGATGACAGGAAAGGGACCGTTTGGTAATATTGAGATGGGTGGTATGTTTACCGTAGTAAAAGTACGTGAGAATATTACCAGGTATGAGGATCCGGGTTGGTACCAGCATCCAAAAGGAACAGTAGCGTGGAAAGTAAATACATAA
- a CDS encoding ABC transporter ATP-binding component, with amino-acid sequence MIKVDHLAKRYANVYAVDDISFEVNQGEILGLLGPNGAGKTTTMRILTCYMPATSGTVTVEGYDVFRDSVQVRRQIGYLPENVPLYPEMRVKEYLSFRAKLKKVPYRERKKKIDESIEKCRITDVQHQIIGTLSKGYRQRVGLADTLVHDPKILILDEPTIGLDPNQIRQVRQLIKELGEKHTILLSTHILPEVEMLCGRVIIINKGKIVAMDTPSNLATQLRAGSNITLEIRGNGEKIKNAFSEVQGVKKIIWHGNGAINHYTLEAEKGMDVREDVFSAVVKNGGIIREMKQASITLEEIFHQITTQEQEVTL; translated from the coding sequence ATGATTAAAGTTGACCATTTGGCAAAGCGTTATGCAAACGTGTATGCAGTAGACGACATCTCATTTGAAGTCAACCAGGGTGAGATTTTAGGTCTCTTGGGACCTAACGGAGCAGGGAAGACAACTACCATGCGCATATTGACCTGCTATATGCCAGCGACTTCGGGAACTGTTACGGTTGAAGGTTACGATGTCTTTCGGGATTCGGTTCAGGTGCGCAGGCAAATAGGATATTTGCCGGAAAATGTGCCCTTGTATCCTGAAATGCGGGTGAAAGAATATCTTTCGTTTCGCGCAAAACTGAAGAAGGTGCCGTACCGTGAACGGAAGAAAAAGATTGATGAATCGATTGAAAAATGCAGGATTACCGATGTGCAGCATCAGATTATTGGAACTCTTTCCAAGGGTTACCGCCAGAGGGTCGGTTTGGCTGATACCCTTGTTCACGATCCAAAGATCCTAATCCTTGATGAGCCAACAATTGGACTTGATCCGAATCAAATTCGGCAGGTCAGGCAACTGATAAAAGAATTAGGTGAAAAACATACCATCTTACTCTCCACCCATATCCTTCCTGAAGTTGAAATGCTTTGTGGCCGCGTTATTATTATTAATAAGGGTAAAATCGTTGCTATGGATACACCCTCAAACCTGGCTACCCAACTAAGAGCCGGAAGCAATATTACGTTAGAAATTCGTGGAAATGGAGAAAAAATCAAGAATGCCTTTTCGGAAGTACAAGGGGTAAAAAAGATCATATGGCACGGCAATGGCGCTATTAATCATTATACACTGGAGGCAGAAAAAGGTATGGATGTTCGTGAAGATGTCTTTTCTGCGGTCGTGAAGAATGGCGGAATTATTCGTGAAATGAAACAGGCTTCCATTACATTAGAAGAGATATTTCATCAGATTACTACGCAAGAACAGGAGGTAACGTTATAA
- a CDS encoding ABC transporter related protein, whose protein sequence is MRTLNKKRDDWFDQFSGYIILAGIIAVVAGFGISRILNAWGLSSLIPMGIGGGVIIGFSLAAAIRNKWFSTEASKRKALVGTNVAIMSIFAACIFAVVGFLNNRHYERFDLTLTGKYSLSPKTKNILKNLDKPIIITTLFNPGEMFYEQIVDILKEYAYHSDKIKVESVDPLRNRTKVEELAKRLKIDDLQMNTVVFECGEYSKHVPQNEVIERQYPFKFKGEESFTEAILNITQEKQTAVYFVTGHGERHFEDYDRAGISGIANALKRDNCRIAPLDILTTKKIPDDCDVLIVAGPTKAYLTEELNIIRNYLEGRGKLLLMLEPGIDPNTPTGFKTLLAEYGVAVRDNVVVYNKVNMPLFGIQTVAEIYIGKDEYAEHVITDDLKSYNTILFGSCVVDAAPANDQMPYQAVVLMRAPEGSWGEVDVADLRQKKPEYNIDTDVQGPVSLAIASQVKELPKAVTQSHPQMANDPNAKPQGARLVVFGDTNFASNEYVENPGNMDLFRNSVNWLAKKETQLGISAKPPDFRKATINPIQMKVIFWVSIAGIPLIPIVVGSVVWWKRRR, encoded by the coding sequence ATGAGGACTTTGAATAAAAAAAGGGATGATTGGTTTGATCAGTTTAGTGGATATATTATACTGGCAGGTATTATTGCCGTTGTAGCAGGTTTTGGTATATCGAGAATCCTGAATGCCTGGGGATTGTCCTCTCTCATACCCATGGGTATTGGCGGGGGTGTTATCATTGGGTTTAGCCTCGCTGCGGCTATCAGAAACAAATGGTTCTCCACTGAGGCGTCTAAGAGAAAAGCGCTCGTTGGTACCAACGTTGCTATCATGTCAATTTTTGCTGCTTGCATCTTTGCAGTTGTTGGGTTTTTAAATAACCGGCATTATGAGCGTTTTGATCTCACCCTTACCGGCAAATATTCTCTCTCGCCAAAAACGAAGAATATACTGAAAAATCTTGATAAACCTATTATTATTACCACCCTCTTTAATCCTGGTGAGATGTTTTATGAACAAATTGTAGATATCCTGAAAGAGTATGCTTACCATTCAGATAAAATTAAGGTAGAAAGCGTTGATCCCTTAAGAAATCGTACCAAGGTTGAAGAATTAGCAAAACGCCTGAAGATTGATGATCTTCAAATGAATACCGTAGTATTTGAATGCGGTGAGTACAGTAAACATGTACCGCAAAATGAGGTTATAGAAAGACAATATCCGTTTAAGTTTAAAGGAGAGGAATCCTTTACTGAAGCCATTCTGAATATTACCCAGGAGAAGCAAACGGCAGTTTACTTTGTTACAGGACACGGAGAACGGCATTTTGAAGATTATGACCGTGCAGGAATTTCCGGGATTGCAAATGCTCTGAAACGTGATAATTGCCGTATAGCTCCGCTCGATATTCTGACCACAAAAAAAATTCCGGATGACTGCGATGTGCTGATCGTTGCAGGGCCAACCAAAGCCTATCTGACAGAGGAATTAAATATTATCCGTAATTATCTTGAGGGGAGGGGTAAACTCCTGCTTATGTTAGAGCCTGGTATTGACCCAAATACTCCCACAGGGTTTAAAACCCTTTTGGCAGAATATGGCGTTGCTGTGCGTGATAATGTTGTTGTATATAACAAAGTCAATATGCCTCTTTTTGGTATTCAGACCGTTGCAGAAATCTATATCGGTAAGGATGAATATGCAGAACATGTCATTACCGATGATCTGAAGAGTTATAATACGATTCTTTTCGGCTCATGTGTTGTTGATGCAGCGCCCGCTAATGACCAAATGCCGTATCAGGCTGTTGTGCTTATGCGTGCACCGGAAGGGTCGTGGGGTGAGGTTGATGTTGCAGATTTACGGCAGAAAAAACCTGAGTACAACATAGATACTGATGTGCAAGGTCCGGTTTCTCTGGCAATTGCCTCCCAGGTTAAGGAACTGCCGAAAGCCGTAACCCAATCACATCCTCAAATGGCAAACGATCCGAATGCTAAGCCGCAGGGCGCACGACTGGTTGTCTTTGGAGATACGAATTTTGCCTCGAATGAATATGTTGAAAACCCGGGAAATATGGATCTGTTCCGTAATTCTGTTAACTGGCTGGCTAAGAAAGAAACACAATTAGGCATTTCTGCCAAGCCGCCAGATTTCCGTAAGGCAACGATTAATCCAATCCAGATGAAGGTTATATTCTGGGTATCAATTGCCGGAATCCCCCTTATACCTATTGTTGTCGGTAGTGTTGTCTGGTGGAAGAGGCGTCGATAA
- a CDS encoding protease produces the protein MMKEIRYFQMKKILIFLPLCICFVYILLTYDKAPALESSFNSNRKTPVVMAVEKIGPAVANIRTERLIAQRHVDPYFGSRSEFFEQYFNEFFGQSQKQTIERPLGSGVIIDEDGYIVTNEHVVSRASKIKVRLSNGQDFEATMISSDPISDIAVLKINSPTPLPYVKMGTSKDLMIGETVIALGNPFGLENSVTTGVLSAKNRTITFNSEYGEINYNGLIQTDALINPGNSGGPLINIDGELIGINAAIVNQAQGIGFAIPVDKVRETLVKLFNFRELNKIWFGVQVEEQADTSKGIVVSSVEPKSPAYKANIKTGDYITKIDSKEILNILDFEKYILKKNVGDKLYININRGGREFTVDITLEKAPLPPIEKHALEKLGLYVQDLTPQLAKQLNLWWVKSGVLITDVQKNSPAASIGIEAGQVLIYVGQYRINDVEELGALLKVMKKGDIWEIGMVWSDKFGEHQGYARIKVR, from the coding sequence ATGATGAAGGAGATCAGGTATTTTCAGATGAAAAAAATACTTATCTTTCTGCCATTATGTATTTGTTTCGTTTATATTCTTCTGACATATGATAAGGCGCCTGCCCTTGAGTCTTCTTTCAACTCGAATCGCAAGACACCAGTCGTTATGGCAGTTGAGAAGATAGGGCCGGCTGTTGCCAATATCAGGACCGAGAGGCTTATAGCTCAAAGGCATGTAGATCCGTATTTTGGATCGAGGAGTGAATTTTTTGAGCAATATTTCAATGAGTTTTTTGGCCAAAGCCAAAAGCAGACGATCGAAAGACCGTTAGGTTCCGGTGTTATTATTGATGAAGACGGCTACATTGTTACCAATGAACATGTGGTAAGTCGTGCGTCTAAAATCAAGGTGAGGTTATCAAACGGACAGGATTTTGAAGCTACCATGATCAGCTCTGACCCGATCAGCGATATCGCCGTATTAAAAATAAATTCACCGACGCCGCTTCCCTATGTAAAAATGGGCACTTCCAAGGACCTTATGATCGGTGAAACTGTCATAGCGTTAGGGAATCCCTTTGGCTTGGAAAATTCAGTTACCACCGGGGTGCTCAGTGCAAAGAACCGTACCATTACCTTCAATAGTGAATATGGAGAAATTAATTATAATGGCCTCATCCAAACAGATGCGTTGATTAATCCGGGGAATAGCGGGGGGCCGCTCATTAATATAGATGGGGAGCTTATTGGCATTAACGCTGCAATCGTAAATCAGGCGCAAGGTATTGGATTCGCCATTCCAGTTGATAAGGTAAGGGAAACCCTTGTCAAACTCTTCAATTTCCGGGAGCTCAACAAAATATGGTTTGGGGTACAGGTAGAAGAACAAGCTGATACTTCGAAGGGGATAGTGGTTTCATCAGTTGAACCTAAGAGCCCTGCATATAAGGCAAATATCAAAACCGGGGATTATATTACTAAAATAGATTCCAAAGAGATCCTAAACATTCTTGATTTTGAAAAATATATACTCAAAAAGAATGTAGGAGATAAACTCTATATCAATATTAATCGTGGCGGACGTGAATTCACGGTAGATATTACCCTGGAGAAGGCGCCGCTTCCGCCTATAGAGAAGCATGCGCTTGAGAAGTTGGGTCTGTATGTACAAGATTTAACTCCTCAACTTGCAAAGCAATTGAATTTATGGTGGGTTAAGAGCGGTGTGCTCATTACTGATGTGCAAAAGAATAGTCCGGCTGCAAGTATTGGGATTGAGGCTGGTCAGGTGCTTATCTATGTTGGCCAGTATCGAATTAATGATGTAGAAGAATTGGGCGCCTTGCTGAAAGTTATGAAAAAGGGAGACATCTGGGAGATTGGTATGGTCTGGTCAGATAAATTTGGTGAACATCAGGGTTACGCCAGAATAAAGGTCCGTTAA
- a CDS encoding protease produces the protein MKPLFQTISSDEIKPDGLQISEISPPADEELLDTYSKAVVSASEKIIPSVVNINVLQLLNGRQAVHPRMSQQMVGSGSGFIFTPDGFILTNSHVVHNASQIEVALSDGRRFYADMIGDDPDTDLAVIRIQAPDLTYAHLGDSRSIRVGQLVVAIGNPYGFQCTVTTGVISALGRSLRSRSGRLIDSIIQTDAALNPGNSGGPLINSRGEVIGVNTAIIQGAQGLCFAIAADTVKFVATRLIRDGRIRRGYIGVAGQNVFLHRRLVLFHNLVTESGVLVIAIEKNSPAQKAGLLEGDVIIGVDNQPVRSIDDLHKQLTEHRIGVKSLLTIIRRSDKLILEIISEESLH, from the coding sequence ATGAAGCCTCTTTTTCAAACTATATCATCAGATGAGATCAAGCCTGATGGTTTGCAGATATCTGAAATCTCTCCTCCGGCAGATGAAGAACTTCTTGATACATATTCAAAAGCCGTTGTTAGTGCGTCAGAGAAGATCATCCCATCAGTGGTGAATATTAATGTTCTTCAGTTGTTAAATGGCCGGCAAGCAGTGCATCCACGTATGTCACAGCAAATGGTTGGCAGCGGCTCGGGGTTTATTTTTACACCGGATGGTTTTATTCTTACGAACAGTCATGTCGTACATAATGCCAGTCAAATTGAAGTAGCGCTCTCGGATGGCCGCCGCTTTTATGCAGATATGATCGGTGATGATCCTGATACGGATCTGGCAGTTATTAGGATTCAAGCCCCCGACCTGACATATGCGCATTTGGGTGATTCGCGGTCTATTCGTGTAGGCCAACTTGTAGTTGCCATTGGTAATCCCTATGGCTTCCAATGCACTGTCACTACTGGCGTGATAAGTGCACTCGGACGCTCTCTCCGGTCACGCTCAGGAAGGTTGATAGATAGTATTATCCAAACCGATGCGGCGCTGAATCCGGGTAATTCAGGTGGTCCACTCATTAACTCCCGTGGAGAAGTAATTGGAGTTAATACCGCTATCATCCAGGGTGCGCAAGGTCTTTGTTTTGCTATCGCGGCTGACACAGTAAAATTTGTTGCAACACGGCTTATCAGGGATGGAAGAATCCGACGTGGCTACATTGGCGTAGCAGGACAAAATGTCTTCCTCCATCGCCGCCTGGTACTCTTCCATAATTTAGTTACAGAGAGCGGCGTGCTAGTCATTGCTATCGAGAAGAATAGCCCTGCACAAAAAGCAGGTTTGCTTGAAGGGGATGTAATCATAGGCGTTGATAATCAACCGGTCAGGAGTATAGATGATCTGCACAAACAGCTTACCGAACATCGGATTGGCGTGAAGTCGTTACTTACCATTATCCGGCGTTCCGATAAGCTCATTCTCGAAATTATCTCGGAGGAATCTTTACATTAG